One genomic region from Spirosoma sp. KCTC 42546 encodes:
- a CDS encoding P1 family peptidase, whose translation MKILHLFCLLLCFQLSSQAQKPRARDIGIPFDGTPGTFNAITDVKGVEVGYSTIISGEGKNVLGKGPVRTGVTAILPRGRTNNPVFANWYSLNGNGEMTGTTWITESGFLETPIMITNTNSVGVVRDAVLKWFVEKHWYKENFWYTYPVVAETYDGFLNDIYGFHVKESNAYEALNTAATGKLKEGNVGGGTGMMCLGFKGGTGTSSRVVKVRDSTYTVGVLVQSNFGAKRNLTIAGVPVGVELKDTLNSVLKAPPIHYRQEGDGSIIVVVATDAPLLPHQLKRIAARVPIGVGKVGGRGENGSGDIFIAFSTANPNAFQRTSFTKVTELPNDLINPLFEATVQAVEEAIINAMVAAETTEGINGNKSYALPHKLVMDVLKKYNRVK comes from the coding sequence ATGAAAATCCTCCACTTATTCTGTTTGCTTCTATGTTTTCAACTTTCCAGTCAAGCCCAAAAGCCCAGAGCGCGCGACATTGGTATTCCCTTTGACGGTACTCCCGGAACATTCAACGCCATAACCGACGTAAAGGGTGTTGAAGTTGGCTACAGCACCATCATTTCCGGCGAAGGCAAAAACGTACTCGGCAAAGGCCCTGTTCGAACGGGCGTTACGGCCATTCTACCAAGAGGCAGAACCAACAACCCGGTGTTCGCCAACTGGTATTCGTTGAATGGCAATGGCGAAATGACCGGCACAACCTGGATAACGGAGTCCGGTTTTCTGGAAACACCTATCATGATAACCAATACCAATAGTGTGGGCGTGGTTCGGGATGCCGTATTGAAATGGTTTGTGGAAAAACATTGGTACAAGGAAAATTTCTGGTACACCTATCCGGTCGTCGCCGAGACCTACGATGGTTTTTTGAATGACATTTATGGCTTTCACGTGAAAGAAAGCAATGCGTATGAAGCCCTAAATACAGCCGCAACGGGCAAGCTGAAAGAGGGCAATGTGGGGGGTGGCACCGGCATGATGTGCCTGGGTTTTAAAGGCGGTACCGGCACCTCGTCCCGGGTAGTTAAAGTCAGGGATTCGACCTATACGGTTGGCGTACTGGTACAATCGAATTTTGGAGCGAAACGGAATCTGACTATTGCCGGCGTACCCGTTGGGGTTGAGTTAAAAGACACACTGAATTCAGTATTAAAAGCGCCACCCATCCATTACCGGCAAGAAGGCGATGGGTCCATTATCGTTGTCGTGGCTACCGATGCGCCCTTACTCCCCCATCAATTAAAACGAATAGCGGCACGGGTGCCTATTGGTGTTGGTAAAGTGGGTGGACGCGGAGAAAATGGGTCCGGGGATATATTCATTGCCTTTTCTACCGCTAACCCGAACGCGTTTCAGCGAACCTCATTCACAAAGGTTACTGAGTTGCCCAACGATTTAATAAATCCCTTATTCGAAGCCACGGTGCAGGCCGTTGAAGAAGCCATTATCAATGCCATGGTAGCCGCCGAAACGACGGAGGGTATAAACGGCAACAAATCCTACGCGCTGCCCCATAAGCTGGTTATGGATGTGTTGAAGAAGTATAATCGGGTGAAGTGA
- a CDS encoding thiamine diphosphokinase has product MSSHHIVREKQEPALLIANGEACSEELLGQLLEWSPTVVVLDSAIWRVLELGIKVDVLLGDFDERSDGSAVDIDQIRAQQYPLEVVHTPDQDKTDLDKGIEYLIERGYPAVNIVWATGRRADHSLVNMTSIVRYKDQIRIVMIDDHSKIFPLVGRFEKWYEAGTPISLIPVGTVTGYTSEGLKYDLQDATLTLGYRTSSSNEAAQDGFVRVSAQTGDLLIMECWD; this is encoded by the coding sequence ATGTCATCTCATCATATTGTCCGGGAAAAACAGGAACCCGCTCTACTCATTGCCAACGGCGAAGCCTGTTCAGAAGAATTACTGGGCCAACTGCTGGAATGGAGTCCAACCGTGGTTGTCCTCGATAGTGCCATCTGGCGCGTACTCGAACTGGGTATTAAAGTCGATGTACTGCTCGGCGACTTTGATGAACGGTCCGACGGGTCGGCAGTAGACATCGATCAGATTCGGGCGCAGCAGTATCCGCTGGAGGTTGTACACACACCTGATCAGGATAAAACCGATCTCGACAAAGGGATTGAGTACCTGATTGAACGAGGCTACCCGGCGGTCAACATCGTTTGGGCCACGGGCCGCCGGGCCGATCATAGTCTTGTTAACATGACCAGTATTGTTCGTTACAAAGACCAGATTCGGATTGTGATGATCGACGATCACTCTAAAATCTTTCCCCTCGTTGGGCGCTTTGAGAAGTGGTATGAAGCGGGAACGCCTATCTCGTTGATTCCCGTTGGAACGGTGACGGGCTATACATCGGAGGGGTTGAAATATGACCTTCAGGATGCTACCCTCACGCTTGGTTATCGTACCAGCAGTAGCAATGAGGCCGCTCAGGACGGCTTTGTGCGTGTTAGTGCTCAGACAGGGGATTTGCTAATTATGGAATGCTGGGATTAA
- a CDS encoding glycosyltransferase family 87 protein, giving the protein MQRVLRFLTLPRLLGLFVFLFCLVAVQNYLLGFGNYNNYLMFAKPFHNLLINKSIYGLHPNLYDDNYKYSPTFAWLMGPFYYLPTLLGMILWNLLNTLVLLAGVWFYLSDEKDPSKQRRAALLIIILEALITAQNLQSNNLIVGAMLLGLYHLRNERVWQAAFFFVLCLFIKFYGVAAAGFFLFYPKKPQFILAMAVWTILFAMAPLTLIPVDNLLAEYREWFDVIVESKLGLQVSVMGIAQAFFGMAKTDENYRIIEAIGATLFLLPFLRFGLWKDRLFQRRMVAYFLLFMIVFNKMAESPTYVMAVTGVALWWVTLDESTQLDKILLALVIIFTSLSPTDIFPQVVQKQVFQPYNIKALPCLLVWARVQYQIWTQPNTATPPLQFAS; this is encoded by the coding sequence GTGCAACGCGTTCTCCGTTTTCTGACTTTACCCCGTTTATTGGGTTTATTTGTGTTTCTTTTCTGCCTGGTGGCCGTTCAGAACTATCTACTTGGGTTTGGCAACTACAACAATTACCTGATGTTTGCCAAGCCGTTTCATAACCTGCTTATCAATAAGAGCATCTACGGGCTTCACCCGAATCTGTACGACGACAACTACAAATACAGCCCAACATTTGCCTGGCTGATGGGGCCGTTCTACTACCTGCCTACCCTGCTGGGCATGATTCTCTGGAATTTACTCAATACATTGGTGCTGCTGGCAGGTGTCTGGTTTTATTTATCCGACGAAAAAGACCCCTCGAAACAGCGACGCGCAGCGCTGCTCATTATTATACTGGAGGCCCTTATCACCGCCCAGAACCTGCAAAGCAACAACCTGATTGTAGGGGCTATGCTACTGGGCCTGTATCACCTGCGTAACGAACGAGTCTGGCAGGCAGCGTTTTTCTTTGTGCTCTGCTTATTCATTAAATTCTATGGCGTAGCAGCTGCAGGTTTCTTTTTGTTCTACCCAAAGAAGCCTCAGTTCATTCTGGCGATGGCCGTCTGGACGATCCTGTTTGCCATGGCACCACTTACCCTAATTCCTGTTGACAACCTGCTGGCGGAATACCGCGAGTGGTTCGATGTGATCGTGGAGAGCAAATTGGGCTTACAGGTATCGGTAATGGGCATTGCCCAAGCCTTTTTTGGAATGGCCAAAACGGACGAGAACTACCGCATTATCGAAGCCATTGGGGCCACGCTCTTCCTGCTTCCCTTCCTTCGGTTTGGGCTTTGGAAAGATCGGCTGTTTCAACGGCGAATGGTTGCCTACTTCCTCCTGTTTATGATTGTCTTCAACAAGATGGCCGAATCACCTACCTATGTGATGGCCGTTACGGGAGTAGCATTGTGGTGGGTAACGCTGGATGAATCAACACAACTGGATAAGATTTTACTGGCGCTGGTCATCATCTTCACGTCACTCTCACCCACCGACATTTTCCCTCAGGTGGTGCAGAAACAGGTTTTTCAACCTTATAACATCAAAGCGTTGCCGTGTTTGCTGGTGTGGGCGCGGGTGCAGTATCAAATCTGGACGCAACCCAATACCGCAACCCCTCCCTTACAATTCGCTTCGTAG
- the kdsB gene encoding 3-deoxy-manno-octulosonate cytidylyltransferase yields MIIGIIPARYGSTRFPGKPLADIGGKSMIQRVLEQCQQASSLHKVVVATDDERIAEAVRRLGEEVVMTRTDHPSGTDRCWEAYDRLIADGLIPGDSSDYVLNIQGDEPFIDPAQIDELAAILDGTVELATQMASVDSAAMLHDPKEAKIVVNTQNEALYFSRSAVPYLWGIEPDQWHVHHAYHRHVGLYAYRADVLEKITQLPPSLLEKAESLEQLRWLEAGYRIKLVSTNFQTPSVDSPADIEKILRSEL; encoded by the coding sequence ATGATAATCGGTATTATTCCCGCCCGGTACGGATCGACTCGTTTTCCAGGGAAACCTCTGGCAGATATTGGCGGAAAATCTATGATTCAGCGCGTGCTGGAACAGTGCCAACAGGCCTCGTCTTTACATAAAGTAGTCGTGGCAACCGACGACGAACGCATTGCGGAAGCCGTTCGGCGCTTGGGCGAAGAAGTTGTAATGACCCGTACCGATCATCCAAGTGGCACCGACCGCTGCTGGGAAGCCTACGACCGGCTTATTGCCGACGGCCTTATTCCTGGCGATTCATCGGATTACGTTCTGAATATTCAGGGTGATGAACCGTTTATCGATCCGGCGCAGATTGACGAATTAGCGGCTATTCTGGATGGAACCGTAGAACTGGCAACGCAAATGGCATCGGTCGATTCCGCGGCTATGTTGCACGATCCGAAAGAAGCCAAGATTGTTGTTAATACCCAAAATGAGGCTTTATACTTCAGCCGTTCAGCCGTTCCGTATTTGTGGGGTATTGAGCCGGATCAGTGGCATGTGCATCATGCCTATCATCGGCATGTTGGGCTGTATGCATACCGTGCCGATGTTCTTGAGAAAATCACCCAATTGCCTCCGTCTCTGCTAGAGAAAGCTGAGTCACTGGAACAATTACGCTGGCTGGAAGCAGGCTACCGTATAAAACTGGTATCCACAAACTTCCAAACTCCTAGTGTCGATAGCCCCGCTGATATCGAGAAAATCCTACGAAGCGAATTGTAA
- a CDS encoding phosphatase has product MIEKTFSALGGQFITPVDTLTEKLKAVRAIVFDWDGVFNDGIKTEAGSSSFSEVDSMGTNLLRFGLWLHHGGQLPVAAIITGVTNTLSETLVRREHFHASYSQAKHKIDVLHHLLDQHNLQPHEVAFFFDDALDLSVSEVTGVRIMIRRNANPLFMQYVIKNGLVDYVTGSQSGQFAVREGCELLLGLLGQFDSVMDERLRYFPAYDNYYQQRQAVESTYWVVGSNGPEPK; this is encoded by the coding sequence ATGATCGAAAAAACCTTCTCCGCCTTGGGCGGGCAATTTATTACGCCTGTTGATACGTTAACCGAGAAACTGAAGGCTGTACGGGCCATTGTGTTTGACTGGGATGGCGTCTTCAACGACGGGATCAAGACCGAAGCGGGCAGCAGTTCGTTTAGTGAGGTAGATTCCATGGGCACAAACCTCCTTCGATTTGGGCTTTGGCTGCATCACGGTGGACAATTGCCCGTTGCTGCCATTATAACAGGAGTGACCAATACCCTCTCCGAAACCCTGGTGCGTCGGGAGCATTTCCACGCCAGTTATTCGCAGGCGAAGCATAAGATTGACGTCCTCCACCATTTGCTGGATCAGCATAACTTACAACCGCACGAAGTCGCGTTTTTCTTCGACGATGCGCTGGATTTATCCGTCTCCGAAGTGACGGGTGTTCGCATCATGATTCGCCGGAATGCAAACCCGCTGTTTATGCAATACGTGATAAAAAACGGACTGGTCGATTATGTAACCGGTAGCCAAAGCGGCCAGTTTGCCGTGCGTGAAGGCTGCGAACTCTTACTGGGATTACTTGGGCAGTTCGATTCCGTTATGGATGAGCGACTGCGCTATTTTCCTGCTTATGATAATTATTACCAGCAACGGCAGGCGGTTGAATCCACGTATTGGGTGGTTGGCTCAAACGGACCCGAGCCGAAATAA
- the kdsA gene encoding 3-deoxy-8-phosphooctulonate synthase, translating into MSQKIVRVGDIECGSDELFLISGPCVIEDEKIMMTVAEQLREIQERVGIKIIYKSSFQKDNRSSLNYYNGPGLDKGMKILAKVKEQFGFPLLTDVHYPDQCAPAAEVVDVLQIPAYLCMQTMLVVAAAKTGKVVNVKHGQFLAPENMKHPVKKIEDSGNDQIILTERGFTFGYNDLVVDPRAFYHMARTNYPVVFDVTHAIRKYGIPSADAKGGAREYLPVLARAGVAAGVDGLFVETHTCPSEALCDAASQLDIRYLEEFLKPLLELHAVEVKYRNTLPELA; encoded by the coding sequence ATGTCTCAGAAAATCGTTCGCGTTGGCGACATCGAATGCGGGTCGGATGAGTTATTTCTCATTAGCGGTCCCTGTGTTATTGAAGATGAAAAAATTATGATGACGGTTGCCGAGCAACTCCGGGAAATCCAGGAGCGCGTTGGCATCAAGATCATCTATAAGTCATCCTTTCAGAAAGACAACCGGTCCAGCCTGAATTATTACAATGGCCCAGGCCTTGATAAAGGCATGAAGATCCTGGCCAAAGTGAAGGAGCAATTTGGCTTCCCACTGCTGACGGATGTTCATTATCCAGACCAGTGCGCTCCCGCTGCTGAAGTTGTGGATGTGCTCCAAATTCCGGCTTATCTATGTATGCAAACCATGCTGGTTGTGGCGGCTGCCAAAACGGGTAAGGTTGTGAACGTGAAGCACGGGCAGTTTCTGGCTCCTGAAAACATGAAGCACCCGGTCAAAAAGATCGAAGATTCGGGCAACGACCAGATTATCCTGACCGAGCGCGGTTTCACCTTCGGCTACAATGACCTGGTGGTCGATCCACGTGCGTTCTACCACATGGCACGTACCAATTACCCGGTTGTGTTCGATGTAACGCACGCTATTCGTAAGTACGGTATTCCATCGGCCGATGCCAAAGGTGGCGCGCGTGAATACCTGCCTGTGCTGGCCCGTGCGGGTGTTGCTGCGGGTGTCGATGGTCTGTTTGTGGAAACTCATACTTGCCCATCCGAAGCCCTTTGCGATGCCGCCAGTCAATTGGATATCCGCTACCTGGAAGAATTCCTAAAACCCCTGCTCGAACTACACGCAGTGGAAGTAAAGTATCGGAACACGTTGCCGGAACTGGCTTAA
- the lspA gene encoding signal peptidase II yields the protein MRNIIRILLIILTVSVNIGCDQVSKNIVRDKIAYGERIRLLDSHLTVTKVENTGAFLSLGESLPPLLKNLLLLIMPVLALIVGFWYLLIRFNTPRLFVIGACFIIGGGIGNLIDRMAYGSVMDFLHISFGIVQTGIFNMADVSVMVGAGFILLNSFLKPQKDDSQLV from the coding sequence ATGCGAAACATAATTAGAATCCTCCTCATTATACTCACTGTATCGGTGAATATTGGGTGCGATCAGGTATCGAAAAACATTGTGCGGGACAAGATTGCTTACGGTGAACGTATCCGGCTTTTAGATAGTCACCTGACAGTTACAAAGGTCGAAAATACAGGTGCTTTTCTAAGCCTGGGTGAATCACTGCCCCCACTGTTAAAGAATCTATTATTGCTGATCATGCCTGTATTGGCGCTGATTGTTGGGTTCTGGTATCTGCTGATTCGATTCAATACACCCCGACTATTTGTTATCGGTGCTTGTTTTATCATTGGTGGCGGCATCGGGAATCTCATAGATCGTATGGCTTACGGTTCCGTGATGGATTTTTTACACATCAGTTTCGGCATTGTTCAAACGGGTATCTTCAATATGGCTGACGTGTCGGTCATGGTGGGTGCCGGATTTATTTTGCTTAATTCCTTTCTGAAACCGCAGAAGGATGATAGCCAGTTAGTTTAA
- a CDS encoding DUF5615 family PIN-like protein: MGEQSPGWSDWQVLAHAVSENRVVVSNDKDFGELVFKNHLSHCGIVLLRLEDERIENKITVLNRFLANFLEPITPLHFIVLTEKAMRITLVKSNE; encoded by the coding sequence GTGGGAGAACAATCGCCAGGGTGGTCTGACTGGCAGGTATTAGCTCATGCTGTGAGCGAAAATAGAGTAGTTGTTTCTAATGATAAAGATTTTGGTGAATTAGTTTTTAAGAATCATTTATCGCACTGTGGTATCGTTTTATTGCGGCTCGAAGATGAACGTATAGAAAATAAAATAACTGTACTGAATCGTTTTCTTGCTAATTTTTTAGAGCCAATCACCCCTTTGCACTTTATTGTTCTTACGGAAAAGGCAATGCGAATTACACTAGTTAAATCAAACGAGTAA
- a CDS encoding DUF433 domain-containing protein: MDIRQRIISNPDVLTGKPVIVGTRLSVQFIVGLLAKGVTHQELLMEYPYIIEEDIRACLAYASQLLESSTLIPLAA; this comes from the coding sequence ATGGATATCAGACAACGAATCATATCGAATCCTGATGTATTAACAGGTAAGCCTGTTATTGTTGGAACTCGATTGTCAGTACAGTTTATTGTGGGCTTACTGGCTAAAGGTGTTACCCATCAAGAACTATTGATGGAGTATCCTTATATCATAGAGGAAGACATTCGGGCTTGTTTGGCTTATGCAAGTCAACTGCTTGAGAGCAGTACATTGATTCCACTGGCTGCTTGA
- a CDS encoding iron-containing alcohol dehydrogenase family protein → MVATPTQTTHKNFKGVEKTVFGRGSFSQLDEILAPKRVENEGYFVFLVDNYFKGKPLEGQVPAHPEDLTYYISVEEHEPTTEQIDQLRDEILAKKGLPSGVVGIGGGSIMDIAKALSLMLTNEGSSTLYQGLNLIKKPGVYHVGVPTISGTGAEVSMTAVLTGPVKKLGLKCEWTVFNQIVLDPELIASVPRNWWFYTGMDTYIHCIESENGRLNNAYSHAFAEQSMKLCREVYLGENSGQTPENDDKLMVASMMGGLSLTYSEVGVCHALSYGLSKILGTRHCYANCLIMNHLEDYYPQGVAEFKEMVAYHQIDLPQGLSKEWSDDTLTQMAHVSYNLPHMWLHAIGDNWQEVITIDVLKDLFRRL, encoded by the coding sequence ATGGTAGCAACACCAACACAAACCACGCATAAAAATTTTAAAGGCGTTGAGAAGACCGTTTTCGGTCGGGGGAGCTTTTCGCAACTCGATGAGATTCTGGCTCCGAAACGAGTCGAGAACGAAGGTTATTTTGTCTTTCTGGTCGATAACTATTTCAAAGGCAAACCTCTGGAAGGCCAGGTTCCGGCTCACCCTGAAGACCTGACGTATTATATCAGCGTAGAGGAACACGAACCCACAACCGAACAGATCGACCAGCTTCGGGATGAGATTCTGGCAAAAAAAGGTCTTCCATCGGGTGTTGTAGGCATTGGCGGGGGCAGTATCATGGATATCGCCAAAGCCTTGTCACTGATGCTGACCAACGAAGGATCATCGACGCTTTATCAGGGACTGAATCTGATCAAAAAGCCGGGCGTTTATCACGTTGGTGTACCCACCATTTCCGGAACTGGGGCCGAAGTTTCCATGACCGCCGTTTTGACAGGCCCCGTGAAAAAACTGGGCCTTAAATGCGAATGGACGGTATTTAACCAGATTGTACTCGATCCCGAATTGATTGCCAGTGTACCCCGTAACTGGTGGTTTTACACGGGCATGGATACCTACATTCACTGCATCGAGTCGGAAAATGGCCGGTTGAACAATGCCTATTCGCACGCCTTTGCCGAGCAGTCCATGAAACTTTGCCGGGAGGTCTACCTGGGTGAAAATTCTGGACAAACACCCGAAAATGATGATAAGCTAATGGTAGCGTCGATGATGGGTGGCCTGAGCCTGACCTATTCTGAAGTAGGCGTTTGTCATGCACTCAGCTACGGTCTGTCGAAAATCCTGGGAACCCGCCATTGTTATGCCAATTGCCTGATCATGAATCACCTCGAAGACTACTATCCGCAGGGGGTAGCCGAGTTCAAGGAGATGGTCGCGTATCACCAGATTGACTTGCCACAGGGCCTGTCAAAAGAATGGAGTGACGATACGCTTACGCAAATGGCACACGTGTCGTACAATCTGCCGCACATGTGGCTACACGCCATCGGCGATAACTGGCAGGAAGTCATCACGATTGACGTGCTGAAAGATCTGTTCCGACGATTGTAA
- a CDS encoding DegT/DnrJ/EryC1/StrS aminotransferase family protein, which produces MPGMEFFGAAERKEINDVLETGILFRYNHEAQRNNIYKAREFEAEVAKVVGAKYAHALSSGSTAVLCALAAAGIGAGDEVIVPPFTYIATVEAVLMAGALPVFADIDETLCLSADGIRKVLTPKTKAICLVHMCGQMANMDAIMAIVNEHNLVLVEDAGQAMGASYKGVSTGLWGKTGAYSFDFFKIATAGEGGIMVTNDETAYKHADSYSDHGHDHVGSNRGMEQHPILGFNYRISELHAAVGLVQTRRVPEIIKSNNAHKSQLMSALANVPGLSFATIPDANGDSATFLNLLLADTDSAQRTVAELNAAGVGGFNYWFTNMYHFINQWNHIKEMKTAAPLAIEKFGAPQDYKNLYIPNAQATIGRLISFGIRASWTSEEVATLAANIEAAVRKATLVEA; this is translated from the coding sequence ATGCCAGGAATGGAATTTTTTGGAGCGGCTGAGCGCAAGGAAATCAATGATGTGCTCGAGACCGGTATCCTGTTTCGGTATAATCACGAAGCGCAACGCAACAATATTTACAAAGCCCGCGAGTTTGAGGCTGAGGTTGCCAAGGTGGTTGGCGCCAAGTACGCGCACGCTCTATCGAGCGGCTCAACCGCCGTTTTGTGTGCCTTAGCTGCCGCCGGAATCGGTGCGGGTGATGAGGTTATTGTACCGCCTTTTACGTACATCGCTACGGTCGAAGCGGTTCTGATGGCGGGTGCTCTCCCCGTTTTTGCTGATATTGACGAAACGCTGTGTTTGAGCGCAGACGGCATTCGTAAGGTGCTTACACCAAAGACCAAAGCCATTTGCCTGGTGCACATGTGTGGTCAGATGGCTAATATGGACGCCATCATGGCTATCGTGAACGAGCATAATCTGGTGCTTGTTGAAGATGCTGGTCAGGCAATGGGTGCCAGTTACAAAGGCGTTTCCACGGGTCTTTGGGGGAAAACCGGAGCTTATTCGTTCGATTTTTTCAAGATCGCAACAGCGGGCGAAGGGGGTATCATGGTCACCAACGATGAAACGGCCTATAAACACGCCGATTCGTACTCTGATCACGGTCACGACCATGTAGGCTCTAACCGGGGCATGGAACAGCACCCAATTCTGGGCTTCAATTACCGCATCAGCGAGCTTCATGCTGCTGTTGGTCTGGTACAAACGCGCCGGGTACCAGAAATCATCAAGAGCAATAACGCCCACAAAAGTCAGCTTATGTCGGCATTGGCAAATGTACCGGGCTTATCGTTCGCGACGATTCCGGATGCCAACGGGGACTCGGCTACGTTCCTGAATTTGCTGCTGGCTGATACGGATTCGGCACAGCGCACAGTTGCCGAGCTGAATGCCGCTGGCGTGGGTGGGTTCAACTACTGGTTCACGAACATGTACCACTTCATTAACCAGTGGAATCACATCAAGGAAATGAAGACGGCTGCCCCATTAGCCATCGAAAAATTTGGTGCGCCACAGGACTATAAAAACCTCTATATCCCGAACGCACAAGCGACGATTGGTCGGTTGATCTCCTTCGGAATCCGGGCAAGCTGGACTTCAGAAGAAGTGGCCACATTAGCCGCCAACATCGAAGCCGCTGTGCGGAAAGCAACCCTGGTAGAAGCGTAA
- a CDS encoding nucleoside deaminase has product MTDQDEQFLREAIQLAREGMTTGQGGPFGSVVVRNGEIVGRGCNQVTSTNDPTAHAEVVAIRDACRNLGTFQLADCTLYASCEPCPMCLGAIYWARPSRIVYGAFHSDAAGAGFDDQFIYEELDKPREQRHIPMHQLLRDEADAVFQEWIALEKRILY; this is encoded by the coding sequence ATGACAGATCAGGATGAACAATTTCTTCGCGAGGCCATCCAACTGGCGCGCGAGGGTATGACAACCGGACAAGGCGGGCCTTTTGGCTCTGTAGTTGTCCGAAATGGTGAAATAGTTGGGCGTGGCTGCAATCAGGTCACCTCCACAAACGACCCGACCGCCCATGCGGAGGTTGTGGCTATTCGGGATGCCTGCCGAAATCTGGGTACGTTTCAATTGGCCGATTGCACACTTTACGCTTCCTGCGAACCCTGTCCTATGTGTTTGGGTGCTATTTACTGGGCACGCCCCAGCCGGATTGTGTACGGGGCGTTTCATTCCGATGCCGCTGGAGCTGGTTTCGACGATCAGTTTATTTATGAAGAATTAGATAAACCGCGTGAGCAACGGCACATTCCCATGCACCAGCTTTTACGAGACGAAGCAGATGCCGTTTTTCAGGAATGGATCGCTTTGGAGAAACGAATTCTATATTGA
- a CDS encoding aminoglycoside 6-adenylyltransferase: MQDHLKPFQSFISKAIEFIQQDPETVGLAAGGSWASGELDAYSDLDLVLMTNRKIAPDVNQMQAYAANFGPVLASFRGDHVGEPRLLIVLYATSLLHVDIKFLTPEEFYHRVEDPTILWERDQTLTNIIQQSMAQYPPFDFQWAEDRFWIWAHYAALKVGRGEFFEAIDFLAFVRNAVLGPMLHLKNSSLPRGVRRAETTFGVQELTQLRKTVSMPDRTTLLSSMWEVMYLYESLRDALAPDTFQKNSAAQLAVTKYLAAL; the protein is encoded by the coding sequence ATGCAAGATCACTTAAAACCTTTTCAATCCTTCATTTCAAAAGCTATTGAGTTCATACAGCAGGACCCCGAAACGGTTGGATTAGCAGCCGGTGGTTCCTGGGCGTCGGGTGAACTGGATGCGTATTCTGACCTCGATCTGGTACTGATGACGAACCGGAAAATCGCTCCCGATGTGAATCAGATGCAAGCCTATGCGGCCAATTTTGGGCCTGTATTAGCTTCCTTTCGGGGTGATCACGTGGGTGAGCCCCGCCTGTTGATTGTACTGTATGCGACCTCGTTACTGCACGTCGATATCAAGTTCCTGACGCCGGAAGAATTTTATCATCGCGTAGAAGACCCAACCATACTTTGGGAGCGGGATCAGACATTGACGAACATTATCCAGCAGTCAATGGCACAATATCCACCTTTCGATTTTCAGTGGGCCGAAGATCGGTTCTGGATTTGGGCACATTATGCTGCCCTAAAAGTGGGTCGGGGTGAGTTTTTCGAAGCCATTGATTTTCTTGCTTTTGTTCGAAATGCGGTACTTGGACCCATGTTACACCTTAAAAATTCGAGTTTACCACGCGGGGTTCGCCGGGCAGAAACTACGTTTGGTGTGCAGGAGCTTACGCAACTTCGTAAGACCGTATCCATGCCTGACCGAACAACCCTGTTGAGTAGCATGTGGGAAGTCATGTATCTGTATGAATCCCTCCGTGATGCACTGGCTCCCGATACATTCCAGAAAAATAGTGCCGCTCAACTGGCAGTCACCAAGTATCTTGCCGCTCTTTAA